The following are from one region of the Acanthopagrus latus isolate v.2019 chromosome 2, fAcaLat1.1, whole genome shotgun sequence genome:
- the rps25 gene encoding 40S ribosomal protein S25 — protein MPPKQDKKKDTGKSKKDKDPVNKSGGKAKKKKWSKGKVRDKLNNLVLFDKATYDKLYKEVPNYKLITPAVVSERLKIRGSLARNALQELLAKGMIKLVSKHRAQLIYTRNTKGGDEEAAAEKA, from the exons ATG CCTCCCAAGCAAGACAAGAAGAAGGACACTGGGAAGTCCAAAAAGGACAAGGACCCAGTCAACAAATCTGGAGGCAAAGCCAAGAAGAAG AAGTGGTCCAAGGGAAAAGTGAGGGATAAGCTCAACAACCTGGTGCTCTTCGACAAGGCTACCTACGACAAGCTGTACAAAGAAGTTCCCAACTACAAGCTCATCACACCCGCTGTTGTGTCTGAGAGGCTGAAGATCCGTGGCTCTCTGGCCAGGAACGCCCTCCAGGAGCTGCTCGCCAAag gCATGATCAAACTCGTGTCCAAACACAGAGCACAGCTCATCTACACACGTAACACCAAGGGTGGAGATGAGGAGGCAGCTGCAGAGAAGGCATAA
- the trappc4 gene encoding trafficking protein particle complex subunit 4, translating to MTLLSAGQDVAKMVVFSVYVVNKAGGLIYQYDNYVPRAEAEKTFSYPLDLVLKHHDEKVVVSFGQRDGIRVGHAVLSINGVDVMGKNTADGKDILEYLKDPANYPVSIRFGRARLSSNEKLMLASMFHSLFAIGSQLSPEVGSSGIEMLETDVFKLHCFQTLTGIKFIVLADPRQSGIDALLRKIYEIYSDFALKNPFYSLEMPIRCELFDQNLKGALEIAEKAGNFGAGS from the exons ATGACACTGTTGTCAGCTGGGCAGGACGTCGCAAAGATGGTGGTCttcagtgtgtatgtggtgAACAAGGCTGGAGGTTTAATTTACCAATATGACAACTATGTCCCGAGGGCGGAGGCCGAGAAAACATTTAGCTATCCTTTAGATTTAGTGCTGAAGCATCACGACGAAAAGGTCGTCGTGTCGTTCGGACAGCGGGACGGAATCAGAG TGGGCCATGCAGTGCTGTCCATCAATGGAGTTGATGTGATGGGCAAGAACACAGCAGATGGAAAGGACATCCTTGAATACTTAAAGGATCCTGCAAATTACCCGGTGTCGATTCGCTTTGGAAGGGCTCGTCTGAGCTCCAATGAGAAGCTGATGCTGGCATCCATGTTTCACTC ATTGTTTGCTATAGGTTCACAGCTGTCCCCTGAAGTTGGCAGTTCAGGGATTGAGATGCTAGAAACTGACGTCTTTAAGCTCCACTGCTTCCAGACTCTGACAG GAATTAAGTTCATCGTACTGGCGGACCCTCGTCAATCTGGTATCGATGCTCTACTAAGGAAGATTTATGAGATCTATTCAGATTTTGCCCTCAAGAATCCGTTCTATTCTCTGGAAATGCCAATCAG GTGTGAACTCTTTGATCAGAATCTGAAAGGTGCTCTGGAGATTGCTGAGAAAGCTGGAAACTTTGGAGCTGGCTCTTGA
- the slc37a4a gene encoding glucose-6-phosphate exchanger SLC37A4a isoform X2 codes for MITSSQSLAYAISKFISGVLSDQISARWLFSIGLCMVGAINVVFSWSSTVAVFSALWFVNGLGQGLGWPPCGRVLRKWFEPSQFGTWWAILSCSMNLAGSSGPIIATVLAQTYSWRTILSVSGVSCVAFSTVCLLLIKNEPKDVGLPNIEAAAKKSKGGSSSNESTLSEFLLSPYLWLLSGSYMVVFGVKTVCTDWGQLFLIQDKGQSTLVGSSYMSALEVGGLLGSLAAGFLSDKAVAKQGMRVYGNPRHFCLICMMAGMYASMWLFRVTVTPDSSQVWILSLGAAFGFSSYGPIALFGVIANESAPSNYCGTSHAIAALMANVGGFLSGLPFSTIAKHYGWEMAFWVAEITCGITTIGFILLRNIRTKMGHVSKKAD; via the exons ATGATCACCAGCAGTCAGTCTTTGGCCTACGCTATCAGTAAGTTCATCAGTGGCGTGCTGTCGGACCAGATCAGCGCCCGCTGGCTCTTCTCCATTGGCCTGTGCATGGTGGGAGCCATCAACGTGGTCTTCTCCTGGTCCTCCACTGTGGCTGTCTTCTCTGCCCTCTGGTTTGTCAACGGTCTTGGCCAGGGCCTCGGCTGGCCTCCCTGCGGCAGGGTGCTGCGCAAG tggttCGAGCCCTCCCAGTTCGGGACGTGGTGGGCGATTCTCTCCTGCAGCATGAATCTGGCTGGCAGCTCAGGCCCCATTATTGCCACGGTGCTGGCCCAGACTTACAGTTGGAGGACGATACTGTCAGTATCAGGAGTGAGCTGCGTGGCGTTctccactgtctgtctgctgctcatcAAGAATGAGCCGAAGGACGTGGGACTGCCCAACATTGAGGCAGCAGCCAAGAAGAGCAAAGGAG GATCCTCCAGCAATGAGAGCACCCTGTCCGAGTTCCTGCTGTCACCCTACCTGTGGCTGCTGTCGGGGTCCTACATGGTGGTGTTCGGTGTGAAGACGGTCTGCACAGACTGGGGCCAGCTGTTCCTCATTCAGGACAAGGGCCAGTCTACTCTTGTTG GTAGCTCATACATGAGTGCCCTGGAAGTTGGAGGCTTGTTGGGCAGCCTCGCAGCAGGTTTCCTCTCTGACAAGGCTGTGGCCAAA CAAGGCATGAGAGTCTATGGCAATCCTCGCCATTTCTGCCTGATCTGCATGATGGCGGGAATGTATGCATCCATGTGGCTGTTCAGAGTCACTGTCACTCCCGACAGCTCACAG GTGTGGATACTCAGCCTGGGTGCTGCTTTTGGCTTCTCCTCTTACGGACCAATAGCGCTGTTTGGAGTTATAGCCAACGAGAGTGCCCCGTCCAACTACTGCGGGACATCACATGCCATTGCTGCCCTGATGGCCAATG TTGGTGGCTTCCTGTCTGGACTACCCTTCAGCACCATTGCCAAGCACTATGGCTGGGAGATGGCCTTCTGGGTGGCAGAGATCACCTGTGGCATCACCACTATTGGGTTCATCCTGCTGCGCAACATCCGAACAAAGATGGGTCACGTGTCCAAGAAGGCAGACTAA